In one bacterium genomic region, the following are encoded:
- a CDS encoding glycosyltransferase family 39 protein → MSAKKAKRQKKFQNFTKKYGVWLVLAGIVLIGVFFRFYSLASLPPGLHPDEAANGQDIFRIFSGDIRALYATNGPRESLFFFIQAAFVKLLGNTLLAIRMAPALMGTLAIIAVYFWAKDWFGQRVGLIAAFFLAVNPWVVIISRDGFRASMTPLMVAMVAYLGGRAIKTRKIGYFIGAGIFLGLGSYTYTAYQLMLAAVVGLLCYIALFRRQWLKGQGKNIAAALIAFLLVLSPLIFYSVKNPDAGARAGGTSFLNKDLNKGKPMQTLLDSTQKTLLQYNFTGDDNARHNVPGEPYLNTFVGIMFILGVLVALYSLRHARYFALLFIAGAMMLPAALTAEGLPHGLRSIGSAPAIMILAAIGLSYFIGRWYAIFPINSLARNIGLALILLLMTATFVQSYFAYFRAWAGAPGTYEAYADDMVAISNYYNAQLATTSNAKVYMVVDGYSIRTIDYLTRIKGDYTKQKNDADFGLKRGSGWERLEWDQVDSIAISDQATIYVVQNNQHAQSVLDVLKVKYPQGKLNQSRSPQFPDRILYYTFEVNR, encoded by the coding sequence ATGAGCGCAAAGAAAGCCAAACGGCAAAAGAAGTTTCAGAATTTTACAAAAAAATATGGTGTCTGGCTAGTTTTAGCGGGGATTGTACTGATTGGAGTATTTTTTAGGTTCTATTCACTAGCTAGCTTACCACCTGGACTTCACCCCGATGAGGCAGCTAATGGGCAAGACATTTTTAGAATTTTTTCAGGTGATATTCGCGCTCTGTATGCTACTAACGGTCCGCGTGAGTCACTATTCTTCTTCATTCAGGCAGCTTTTGTGAAGTTATTAGGCAACACACTATTGGCAATCCGTATGGCTCCAGCCCTGATGGGAACATTGGCGATTATTGCAGTTTACTTCTGGGCGAAAGATTGGTTTGGTCAGCGGGTTGGACTAATTGCAGCCTTCTTTTTAGCAGTTAATCCTTGGGTGGTAATTATTTCACGCGATGGCTTTAGAGCCAGCATGACTCCGTTGATGGTAGCAATGGTGGCATATTTGGGTGGGCGAGCTATTAAGACTCGCAAAATTGGTTATTTTATCGGAGCCGGTATCTTTCTTGGGCTCGGATCTTATACTTATACGGCCTATCAGTTAATGCTGGCGGCTGTGGTGGGGCTACTGTGTTATATCGCATTGTTTAGGCGTCAGTGGCTCAAGGGGCAGGGAAAGAATATTGCGGCTGCTTTGATTGCTTTCTTATTAGTACTATCGCCGTTAATTTTTTACTCGGTTAAGAACCCAGATGCCGGAGCAAGGGCTGGAGGTACAAGCTTTTTAAATAAAGATCTTAATAAAGGTAAGCCTATGCAGACTTTACTTGATAGTACCCAAAAGACTCTATTGCAATATAATTTCACTGGTGACGATAACGCTCGACATAATGTGCCAGGTGAGCCGTATCTCAATACGTTTGTAGGCATTATGTTTATTCTGGGGGTTTTGGTGGCATTGTATTCCTTGCGTCATGCCCGCTACTTTGCACTACTTTTTATTGCTGGCGCCATGATGCTTCCAGCTGCTCTAACAGCCGAAGGCTTGCCACATGGCTTGCGTTCAATCGGCAGTGCCCCGGCAATTATGATACTGGCAGCCATCGGCCTGTCTTACTTTATCGGTCGGTGGTATGCAATTTTCCCAATCAATAGCCTTGCCCGTAATATCGGCTTAGCACTGATTCTACTCTTGATGACAGCAACTTTTGTACAGAGCTATTTTGCTTACTTTAGAGCCTGGGCTGGAGCGCCGGGTACCTATGAAGCTTATGCAGATGACATGGTGGCGATTAGTAACTACTATAATGCTCAGTTGGCGACTACGTCCAACGCCAAAGTGTATATGGTGGTTGATGGCTATTCAATCCGTACCATCGATTATCTAACTCGCATAAAAGGTGATTATACTAAGCAAAAAAATGATGCTGATTTTGGTCTCAAGCGAGGGTCTGGCTGGGAACGATTAGAGTGGGATCAGGTAGATTCGATTGCGATTTCTGATCAGGCAACTATTTATGTTGTACAAAACAATCAGCATGCTCAGAGTGTTTTAGATGTGCTAAAAGTTAAGTATCCACAAGGTAAACTCAATCAATCTCGTTCACCGCAATTTCCGGATCGAATTTTATACTACACGTTTGAGGTAAACCGATAA
- a CDS encoding glycosyltransferase: MTTNHEPRLTILIPTLNEEKRIGKTLNTLAEYLKKHKYNAIVAVVDANSTDKTKAVADTAGKRFSHYEFLQTGPKVGKGKQVRDGMLSAKTDYVMFMDADLATPLKYLDQVYDLIEKKGKVGICVRNLGESHKGIRKFISTFGNWLTQTLIVPGIKDTQCGFKVFERTAAQEVFGRQRIVGWGFDMEVLAVARKMGYPIELIDVPDWRDVVEGSKISGNGAMKVAIQTFGDLLKIKWGLIIGRYNKVSFRYVAYKD, encoded by the coding sequence ATGACCACCAACCACGAACCACGTTTAACGATTTTAATCCCTACCTTAAATGAAGAAAAGCGGATTGGCAAAACTCTCAATACACTAGCTGAATATTTAAAAAAGCATAAATATAATGCAATTGTTGCGGTGGTTGATGCCAATAGTACGGATAAAACAAAGGCAGTTGCCGATACGGCTGGTAAGCGCTTTAGTCATTATGAGTTTTTGCAGACTGGCCCAAAAGTTGGTAAGGGCAAGCAGGTGCGTGATGGAATGCTATCAGCTAAGACTGACTATGTGATGTTTATGGATGCCGATTTGGCAACTCCACTAAAATACTTGGATCAAGTTTATGATTTGATTGAGAAAAAGGGTAAAGTGGGTATTTGTGTGCGTAATTTAGGTGAATCCCACAAAGGAATTCGTAAGTTTATTTCGACTTTTGGTAACTGGCTCACTCAAACCTTAATTGTGCCGGGTATTAAAGATACGCAATGTGGCTTTAAAGTTTTTGAGCGAACAGCGGCGCAAGAAGTTTTTGGTCGCCAGCGCATTGTTGGCTGGGGCTTTGATATGGAAGTTTTGGCAGTGGCGCGTAAGATGGGCTATCCTATAGAGCTAATTGATGTGCCAGATTGGCGTGATGTTGTGGAGGGAAGTAAGATTTCTGGTAATGGTGCTATGAAGGTAGCAATCCAGACATTTGGTGATCTATTAAAGATTAAATGGGGGCTTATTATTGGTAGATATAATAAAGTAAGCTTTCGTTATGTCGCATACAAAGACTAA
- a CDS encoding glycosyltransferase family 39 protein has translation MSHTKTKNRKARQTVWLQLTQEKIIVPALMLIATVVRFATITKASIWHDEGFTMMLIARNPAEIWAGSARDVHPPLFYELLHGWTQIFGRSELAARSMSAVAGLATIFICYLLVKRYFSRQSATIVLLLLALAPFLIRYSQEARMYGLLGLFTIGATYMLLRYLEKRNNNRWLVAYAFLMAAGLFTHYFTALVVVAHWLYVMSLETPWRWRFGKSFWLSWHWIITNIAILILWSPWLPSFYGQFSRGQGISWIPRTTERTFTNSMWQNLTFTDGGQLPQLVYWLIPLMIFAGVSYLAWRLRNKVPQIKMLYFYTFLPILLTIVVSVVKPVYQDRYLVFAANGLVVLMGIAVYELIKRQRTIGYTVLGLLVAVCVVGAMNVARQASHSMGKVGTYVDQKFQVGDEIISAELYTYFDFSYYCKQCLDVRNRQTPLPEGFEDLAVALPSYVQLQLNTVGGRPNGYGESALLYDRSEKIYLDDWSQIHPGSGRVWLVGKPGDKPYWQETPVNWTELDRYQTNSSEVRLYQVQ, from the coding sequence ATGTCGCATACAAAGACTAAAAATCGTAAAGCTCGACAGACAGTCTGGCTACAGTTAACCCAAGAAAAAATTATTGTACCTGCACTGATGCTGATTGCTACGGTAGTACGTTTTGCCACCATCACTAAGGCAAGTATTTGGCATGATGAAGGTTTTACGATGATGTTAATTGCCCGTAATCCAGCTGAGATATGGGCTGGCTCGGCTCGTGATGTACATCCACCACTGTTTTATGAACTCCTGCATGGTTGGACACAAATTTTTGGTCGATCAGAATTGGCCGCCCGTTCAATGAGTGCCGTAGCTGGGCTAGCAACAATATTTATTTGCTACTTATTGGTTAAGCGTTATTTCTCGCGTCAATCCGCTACGATTGTCCTGCTCTTGCTGGCTTTGGCACCCTTCCTAATTCGCTATAGCCAAGAAGCTAGAATGTATGGACTGTTGGGGTTATTTACGATTGGTGCTACTTATATGCTGCTTCGCTATCTAGAAAAGCGTAACAATAATCGCTGGTTAGTAGCTTATGCATTTTTAATGGCAGCAGGATTATTTACGCACTATTTTACAGCTTTAGTAGTGGTGGCACATTGGCTTTATGTGATGAGCCTAGAGACCCCGTGGCGATGGCGGTTTGGTAAAAGTTTTTGGTTATCTTGGCATTGGATTATAACGAATATCGCTATTCTGATCTTGTGGTCACCGTGGCTGCCAAGCTTTTATGGTCAGTTTAGCCGTGGGCAAGGCATTAGCTGGATTCCAAGAACAACCGAACGTACTTTTACTAATAGTATGTGGCAAAATCTAACTTTTACCGATGGTGGACAATTGCCACAACTGGTTTACTGGTTAATACCACTAATGATTTTTGCTGGTGTCTCATATCTGGCTTGGCGTCTACGCAATAAAGTGCCACAGATAAAAATGCTCTATTTCTATACTTTCTTGCCGATTTTACTAACCATAGTTGTTTCGGTTGTGAAGCCAGTGTATCAAGATCGCTATTTAGTTTTTGCCGCCAATGGGCTGGTTGTACTAATGGGTATTGCAGTGTATGAGTTAATTAAACGCCAGCGAACGATTGGCTACACGGTGCTTGGTTTACTGGTGGCGGTATGTGTTGTTGGTGCTATGAATGTTGCGCGACAAGCTAGCCACAGCATGGGGAAAGTTGGTACCTATGTTGATCAAAAGTTTCAAGTTGGTGATGAGATTATATCAGCTGAACTATACACCTACTTTGACTTTAGCTACTACTGCAAGCAGTGTCTTGATGTGAGAAATCGCCAAACGCCACTGCCGGAAGGCTTTGAGGATTTGGCGGTGGCTTTACCAAGTTATGTGCAATTACAGCTTAACACTGTTGGCGGACGACCAAATGGCTACGGTGAATCAGCGCTTTTATATGATCGATCAGAAAAAATTTATCTCGATGACTGGAGTCAGATTCATCCCGGTAGTGGAAGAGTGTGGTTAGTTGGCAAGCCAGGCGATAAGCCATATTGGCAAGAGACTCCAGTTAACTGGACGGAACTAGATCGATATCAGACCAATTCTTCGGAAGTTCGCCTATACCAGGTGCAGTAA
- a CDS encoding YbaB/EbfC family nucleoid-associated protein: protein MLDQIKAANELRKIQKELKKVEVEADAGNGAVVIVMNGEQKVTSVKLDPEKFDVQDTGRLEKLIESAVNQANSALQREVADRMKGKLGGLNLPGM from the coding sequence ATGTTAGATCAAATTAAGGCAGCTAATGAGTTGCGTAAAATTCAGAAAGAGTTAAAAAAAGTTGAGGTTGAGGCTGATGCCGGTAATGGCGCAGTAGTTATTGTAATGAATGGAGAGCAAAAAGTTACCAGCGTGAAACTCGATCCGGAGAAGTTTGACGTGCAGGATACTGGTCGATTAGAAAAATTGATTGAGTCAGCTGTTAATCAGGCTAATAGTGCCCTGCAGAGAGAAGTGGCAGACCGTATGAAGGGTAAGTTGGGTGGCCTCAACTTGCCTGGTATGTAG
- the recR gene encoding recombination protein RecR — MAKILPQQIISLVDEFAKLPSIGPKTAERLTMYLVRHGDPQRLASALGDVREGLGFCAQCHSYATDELCVLCQDNSRDGTSIVVVAQPLDIVAIEKVGSYKGLYHVLHGVLSPIDGVGPAQLKLDSLLTRVQVVAPREVILATNATIEGETTALYVARLLAPQNIKVTRLAHGLPVGADVEYADQVTLGRALAGRTEITV, encoded by the coding sequence ATGGCTAAGATACTGCCACAGCAAATTATCTCGTTGGTTGATGAATTTGCAAAACTACCATCAATTGGCCCGAAAACAGCCGAGCGTCTAACAATGTATTTGGTACGTCACGGCGACCCGCAACGGTTAGCCAGCGCTCTAGGTGATGTGCGTGAAGGATTGGGGTTTTGCGCCCAGTGTCATAGCTATGCGACTGATGAGTTGTGTGTGCTGTGTCAGGACAATAGTCGGGACGGCACAAGCATTGTGGTAGTAGCTCAGCCCCTGGATATTGTTGCTATTGAGAAAGTTGGCTCTTATAAGGGGCTCTACCATGTTCTGCATGGTGTGTTGTCACCAATTGATGGGGTTGGCCCAGCTCAGCTCAAGCTTGACTCATTATTAACGCGGGTACAGGTAGTGGCTCCGCGCGAGGTGATTTTAGCTACCAACGCCACCATTGAAGGGGAGACTACGGCCTTGTATGTAGCGCGGTTGTTGGCGCCGCAGAACATTAAAGTGACGCGCCTGGCACATGGTTTGCCAGTTGGGGCGGATGTTGAATACGCCGATCAAGTTACCTTGGGTCGGGCTTTAGCCGGCCGTACGGAAATTACAGTATGA
- a CDS encoding 3'-5' exonuclease — translation MSKFGGFSKPVLLFDFESTGFVRNEHGDVVDPGQPTQLGAVLLHPKTLIEESYFISDIQADPDKLDPWVLEHTNITAERLRQAPEAREVAGRFVDQFGVEVYLASWNVVFDQFWLDKLMQSVERRATMYDYHHLDVWSLAYSYLSSRGHSDVIRSETTFKLFGQSDRSAHNALDDCRRTAEVLRAVLFDTGVQP, via the coding sequence ATGAGTAAGTTTGGTGGTTTTTCTAAGCCAGTTTTATTATTTGATTTTGAATCGACCGGCTTTGTACGCAACGAGCATGGTGATGTGGTAGATCCTGGCCAGCCAACTCAGCTGGGGGCGGTTTTATTGCACCCCAAAACTCTTATCGAAGAAAGCTACTTTATTTCAGATATACAGGCCGATCCAGATAAGCTTGATCCGTGGGTGTTAGAACATACTAATATTACTGCCGAGCGTCTACGTCAGGCACCCGAGGCCAGAGAGGTGGCTGGTCGGTTTGTGGATCAGTTTGGTGTGGAGGTGTATTTGGCAAGCTGGAACGTGGTATTTGACCAATTCTGGCTAGACAAGCTGATGCAATCTGTTGAGCGACGTGCTACTATGTATGATTATCATCATCTTGATGTTTGGAGTTTAGCTTACAGTTACTTATCAAGCCGGGGGCATTCGGATGTTATCCGCAGTGAAACGACTTTTAAGCTCTTCGGTCAGTCCGATCGATCGGCTCATAATGCCCTAGATGACTGCCGAAGAACCGCTGAGGTCTTACGGGCAGTACTATTTGATACGGGAGTGCAACCATGA
- a CDS encoding cysteine--tRNA ligase yields MKKITLYNSLSHKKEAFLPVDTGLVAMYSCGPTVYDAVHVGNLRSFVMADTVARVMRYVAGYEVRWVMNITDVDDKMIARANQQYPNDQPAVALRKLGDKYEAKFLQDLEDVGVELDDISAFPHATDYINKMQKLIAELYQKNIAYVANGSIYFSLEAYAEQGGEYGRLAHIAETTKARIDDQDQKQGVGDFVLWKAHRPDEPKWDFELNGENYPGRPGWHIECSAMSTDLLGAEFDIHTGGVDLKFPHHENEIAQCGGRLARYWIHNEHLTVESAKMAKSVGNFVKLDDIADPLALRYMFLSAHYRSPMDYSNGGLISAEVRLNRLREWASKVINNPQLGKNSKVSQLIANFDRALVDDINTPKALAILASIESTAWRGEDVYKFILHADQVFGLHLLEKMERVSARPDVQELLDERELARSKSDYARSDVLRSQLSELGVGVEDTASGQIVWQIFSK; encoded by the coding sequence ATGAAAAAAATAACTTTATATAACTCACTCTCGCATAAAAAAGAGGCTTTCTTACCAGTTGATACTGGTCTAGTTGCGATGTATTCGTGTGGACCGACGGTGTATGATGCTGTACATGTTGGCAATCTTCGATCTTTTGTGATGGCTGATACTGTAGCTCGAGTCATGCGCTATGTGGCTGGCTACGAAGTGCGTTGGGTGATGAATATTACTGATGTGGATGATAAGATGATTGCCCGTGCCAATCAGCAATATCCTAATGATCAGCCAGCTGTAGCACTGAGGAAGTTGGGCGATAAATACGAAGCTAAATTCTTGCAAGATTTAGAGGACGTTGGCGTGGAGCTAGATGATATCTCAGCTTTTCCACATGCTACCGACTATATCAATAAAATGCAGAAGCTTATTGCTGAATTGTATCAAAAAAACATTGCCTATGTGGCAAATGGTAGCATCTATTTTTCGCTAGAAGCTTATGCTGAGCAAGGTGGTGAGTATGGTCGACTAGCTCATATTGCCGAGACTACCAAGGCCCGGATAGATGACCAGGATCAAAAGCAAGGGGTTGGGGATTTTGTACTTTGGAAAGCGCATCGACCAGATGAGCCAAAGTGGGATTTTGAGTTAAATGGTGAGAATTACCCCGGTCGTCCAGGTTGGCACATTGAATGTTCGGCGATGAGTACTGATCTTTTGGGGGCCGAGTTTGATATTCATACCGGTGGGGTAGATTTAAAATTTCCGCATCATGAAAATGAGATAGCTCAATGTGGTGGCAGACTTGCTCGATATTGGATTCACAATGAACATCTGACTGTTGAGTCAGCAAAAATGGCCAAGAGTGTTGGCAACTTTGTTAAGCTAGATGATATTGCTGATCCATTAGCTTTGCGCTACATGTTTTTATCAGCTCATTATCGCTCACCGATGGATTACTCCAATGGTGGTCTTATCTCAGCAGAAGTACGCCTAAATCGTTTGCGCGAGTGGGCGAGCAAAGTTATCAATAATCCTCAGCTCGGCAAGAATAGTAAGGTTAGTCAGCTAATAGCCAACTTTGATCGAGCCCTAGTTGATGATATAAATACCCCAAAGGCTTTAGCGATTTTAGCGTCGATTGAATCAACTGCTTGGCGTGGTGAGGATGTATATAAATTTATCCTGCATGCCGATCAAGTTTTTGGTTTGCATCTTCTAGAGAAAATGGAGCGAGTATCAGCTCGACCAGATGTGCAAGAACTGCTAGACGAACGAGAATTAGCTCGTAGCAAGAGTGATTACGCCAGAAGCGATGTGTTGCGATCTCAGCTTAGTGAACTCGGCGTGGGGGTTGAAGATACTGCAAGTGGTCAGATAGTTTGGCAGATATTTTCAAAATAA
- a CDS encoding recombinase family protein, translated as MMSDANKAVIIARVSSKRQEDEGYSLPAQKRLLNSYAIDKGLKPLKSYEIAESASKNEQRRIFREAMKFIEDNGVKHLVVEKVDRHVRNLHDAVETNDWLMADEAKRVHFVKDSLIMHKNSRSQEWLNWGIRVVMAKNYIDNLREEAMKGWAEKLAQGWLPGVPPPGYMTVTENGKRVHIPNPDTAGLIRKAFELYLEPSQSIASVAQEMARMGIRTRKGHPYYKSQVQRILTNPFYIGINRHNGKDYPGVQETFISKKVFDQVQTKMRRKIPTRYRKHNPVFKNLITCKGCNGLVTWQLQKGRYYGACQRKSQQCKDSKFLREDAIEEEIARMLQNLVSPSPEVIEWVADAMRNKHHSTIEDNSKLIASIETQLERIKRMDSNLYDDKLAGEINEERYSQKHQEFNNSRLELEERLSKVDKTLSAILDKKLVLLELSQKASEIYAKKTPEQKRTIITKLFRKLEYTGGSVSVSYTNFSRAIAQNVTLTRNIMGGTK; from the coding sequence ATGATGAGCGATGCGAATAAAGCCGTAATCATCGCCCGCGTGTCCAGTAAGCGCCAAGAGGATGAGGGCTACTCACTCCCGGCACAAAAGCGCTTACTTAATAGCTACGCCATAGACAAAGGTCTTAAGCCTCTTAAGAGCTACGAGATTGCCGAGTCTGCTTCGAAGAACGAGCAGCGCCGCATATTTAGAGAGGCGATGAAATTTATTGAAGACAACGGCGTGAAACACTTAGTTGTCGAAAAGGTTGATCGGCACGTCCGCAACTTACATGACGCGGTAGAAACCAATGATTGGTTGATGGCGGATGAAGCAAAGCGAGTCCACTTCGTAAAAGACTCTCTTATCATGCACAAGAACTCCAGATCTCAAGAGTGGCTTAACTGGGGCATCCGTGTCGTTATGGCCAAAAACTACATCGATAACTTGCGAGAAGAAGCCATGAAAGGCTGGGCAGAGAAACTAGCACAAGGCTGGCTTCCCGGCGTGCCTCCTCCTGGATATATGACGGTCACCGAGAATGGTAAACGTGTTCACATACCAAATCCCGATACAGCAGGGCTTATACGTAAAGCGTTTGAACTTTACTTAGAGCCGAGTCAGTCTATCGCATCGGTTGCGCAGGAAATGGCGCGTATGGGTATCAGAACCCGTAAGGGTCACCCGTACTATAAAAGCCAGGTACAGCGCATACTTACTAATCCGTTCTACATCGGGATCAATCGACATAACGGCAAAGACTATCCCGGCGTGCAAGAAACGTTCATCTCAAAAAAGGTCTTTGATCAAGTTCAAACAAAGATGCGTCGAAAGATACCAACGAGGTACCGTAAACACAATCCTGTATTTAAGAATCTGATCACATGCAAGGGTTGTAATGGCCTTGTAACTTGGCAGCTACAAAAAGGTCGTTATTATGGTGCCTGCCAACGCAAGAGTCAGCAGTGCAAGGATTCCAAATTCCTACGCGAAGATGCTATCGAGGAAGAGATAGCTCGCATGCTTCAAAACCTCGTGAGCCCATCTCCAGAAGTCATCGAATGGGTCGCTGATGCAATGAGGAACAAGCACCACAGCACGATAGAAGACAACTCTAAGCTTATCGCATCCATCGAAACGCAGCTTGAACGTATTAAGCGCATGGATAGCAACCTATATGACGACAAGCTTGCCGGAGAGATCAACGAAGAGAGATACAGCCAGAAGCATCAAGAGTTCAACAATAGTAGGCTTGAGCTTGAGGAGCGTCTTAGTAAAGTAGACAAAACGCTATCGGCCATACTCGACAAGAAGCTCGTACTGCTTGAACTCTCGCAGAAGGCCTCCGAAATATACGCCAAGAAGACTCCAGAGCAGAAACGTACGATAATAACCAAACTTTTCCGAAAACTAGAATACACAGGAGGATCCGTATCTGTTAGCTACACGAATTTTAGCCGAGCAATCGCTCAAAATGTAACATTAACGCGAAATATAATGGGAGGTACGAAATGA